One segment of Triticum aestivum cultivar Chinese Spring chromosome 2A, IWGSC CS RefSeq v2.1, whole genome shotgun sequence DNA contains the following:
- the LOC123185814 gene encoding cytochrome P450 704C1: MDSPLSQQPTLLALSLLLLALYLARRALLGKRRNYPPVAGTMLHQLLNFGRLAEYQTELSQRYRTFRMLTPTCSYVYTVEPANVEYILRTNFANYGKGTMTHDVLEDLLGDGIFNVDGAMWRHQRKVASFEFSTRVLREYSSGVFRDTAAELAGIVAAAAAAGERVDMHDLFMRSTLDSIFTIGFGVNLGGLSQSSQESAAFARAFDDANEQVLYRFFDPLWKAKRLLNVSSEAAMKRSVRTINDFVYAVIDKKIEQMSKDEHEFAKKEDILSRFLLEREKDPGCFDNKYLRDIILNFVIAGRDTSAGTLSWFLYVLCGNQRIQDKIAREVREATTAGDRDVGVQELTACLTEDAISNMPYLHAALTETLRLYPAVPIDVKYCFSDDTLPDGHAVRKGDMVNYQPYPMGRMKFLWGDDAEEFRPERWLDGDGVFVPESPYKFTAFQAGPRICLGKEFAYRQMKIFAAVLLYLYRFEMWERDSTVGYRPMLTLKMDGPLHVRALPRRASG; the protein is encoded by the exons ATGGACTCACCGCTGAGCCAGCAGCCCACGCTGCTGGCGCTGTCGCTGCTCCTCCTGGCCCTCTACCTGGCGCGCCGCGCCCTGCTCGGCAAGCGGCGGAACTACCCGCCCGTGGCCGGCACCATGCTCCACCAGCTCCTCAACTTCGGCCGCCTGGCCGAGTACCAGACGGAGCTCTCCCAGAGGTACCGCACCTTCCGCATGCTCACCCCGACCTGCAGCTACGTGTACACCGTGGAGCCCGCCAACGTGGAGTACATCCTCCGCACCAACTTCGCTAACTACGGCAAGGGCACCATGACCCACGACGTGCTGGAGGACCTCCTCGGCGACGGCATCTTCAACGTCGACGGCGCCATGTGGCGGCACCAGCGCAAGGTCGCCAGCTTCGAGTTCTCCACCCGGGTGCTCCGCGAGTACAGCAGCGGCGTGTTCCGCGACACGGCCGCCGAGCTCGCGGGCatcgtggccgccgccgccgccgccggggagaGGGTCGACATGCACGACCTGTTCATGCGGTCGACGCTGGACTCGATCTTCACGATCGGGTTCGGAGTCAACCTCGGCGGGCTGTCCCAGTCCAGCCAGGAGAGCGCGGCGTTCGCCCGGGCGTTCGACGACGCCAACGAGCAGGTGCTGTACCGGTTCTTCGACCCGCTCTGGAAGGCCAAGAGGCTGCTCAACGTCTCGTCGGAGGCGGCCATGAAGCGGTCGGTGCGCACCATCAACGACTTCGTGTACGCTGTCATCGACAAGAAGATCGAGCAGATGAGCAAAGATGAACACGAATTC GCCAAGAAAGAGGACATCCTGTCGAGATTCCTGCTGGAGAGGGAGAAAGACCCGGGCTGCTTCGACAACAAGTACCTCCGGGACATCATACTCAACTTCGTGATCGCCGGCCGCGACACGTCGGCGGGGACGCTGTCGTGGTTCCTCTACGTGCTGTGCGGCAACCAGCGCATCCAGGACAAGATCGCGAgggaggtgcgggaggccaccaccgccggcgaccgggACGTCGGCGTCCAAGAACTCACGGCGTGCCTCACAGAAGACGCCATCAGCAACATGCCGTACCTCCACGCCGCGCTGACGGAGACGCTCCGGCTGTACCCGGCGGTGCCCATC GATGTCAAGTACTGCTTCTCGGATGACACGCTGCCGGACGGCCACGCCGTGAGGAAAGGGGACATGGTGAACTACCAGCCGTACCCGATGGGCAGGATGAAGTTCCTGTGGGGCGACGACGCCGAGGAGTTCAGGCCGGAGCGGTGGCTCGACGGCGACGGCGTGTTCGTCCCGGAGAGCCCCTACAAGTTTACGGCATTCCAG GCGGGGCCTCGGATCTGCCTGGGGAAGGAGTTCGCGTACAGGCAGATGAAGATATTTGCGGCTGTTCTTCTCTACCTCTACAGGTTTGAGATGTGGGAGCGCGACTCCACGGTGGGATACCGCCCGATGCTCACCCTCAAAATGGATGGTCCGCTCCATGTTCGTGCGTTGCCCCGGCGAGCAAGCGGGTAG